Proteins from a genomic interval of Corythoichthys intestinalis isolate RoL2023-P3 chromosome 3, ASM3026506v1, whole genome shotgun sequence:
- the mtmr3 gene encoding myotubularin-related protein 3 isoform X2, producing the protein MEEEGQKNLECIQANQIFPKKAPVLEEENMQVPFPELHGEFTEYVGRAEDAIIAISNYRLHIKFKESVVNVPLQLIESVECRDMFQLHVTCKDCKVVRCQFSTFEQCQEWLKRLNAVVRPPSRLEDLFSFAFHAWCMDVYAGEKEQHGELCRPGEHVTSWFKNEVERMGFDTQNAWRISDINSKFRLCPSYPQQLLVPAWITDKELENVAAFRSWKRFPAVVYRHLSTGAVIARCGQPEVSWWGWRNADDEHLVQSIAKACAVDSSSHKHLSNGTYTNGSELPDSDFESSMTNSSEVETLAIQPHKLLILDARSYAAAVANRAKGGGCECPEYYPNCEVVFMGMANIHSIRKSFQSLRFLCTQMPDPANWLSALESTKWLQHLSLLLKSALLVVNAVDRDERPVLVHCSDGWDRTPQIVALSKLLLDPYYRTIEGFQVLVETDWLDFGHKFADRCGHGENSEDVNERCPVFLQWLDCVHQLQRQFPCSFEFNEAFLVKLVQHAYSCLFGTFLCNSGKEREDRHVQERTCSVWSLLRPANRTLRNMLYSSHSETVLHPVCHVRNLMLWTAVYLPSSSPTTPSDDSCAPYPLPGSNPEEAPLGRCTKTRSFDNLPSACELGSSLAPNRRSSDPNLNEKWQDHRRSLDLNMAVEPDEGGDQDHDVHCNGLSLYPNSVNTELDDPQDPRSDSKEGVLMRSVASQEETEVAELSVAVGVAEGQMENILQEATKEDMGADAQRVVGAALTHVINTAAMEAEEKVSRTEDEDDQSVNTTEIREMFPNGHHPENGFAEANENIDVAPTPAQIVEDLEHPSDVEVQTQEQVEEQVLENGSQQLAYAHENFEGSSGEPEPPLPQRTLNGFAHRSSEEIDTDEKTCAAGDPDPVLTDSGELSDKRVSIMESSTETLTEEVCSKLELPVQPVVCQSRMAHSNGQDQRPSSRKDKMSETNENGFFPSLNGVSKRPSVSAFQYANAELTHDGLCNSDSSDGEPCGGPQWVKANGERAPLSRQVSLASCNSLIIHHRGSCSQQRWCHAQTGRAAVSPEQPSRSHLDDDGLMLHTDAIQQRLRQIEAGHQMEVETLKKQVQELWSRLENQQHAGSHRVNGSGGDEVTLMTDSEYNMDPNCLSRCSTELFSEASWEQVDKQDTEVTRWYPDHLAAQCYGCESRFWLATRKHHCRNCGNVFCASCCDQKIPVPSQQLFEPSRVCKSCYGSLRLGPSPLDKPIAASSN; encoded by the exons ATG GAGGAGGAGGGGCAAAAGAACTTGGAGTGCATCCAGGCCAATCAAATTTTCCCCAAGAAAGCCCCTGTCCTGgaggaggaaaacatgcag GTGCCCTTTCCTGAGCTGCACGGGGAGTTTACAGAGTATGTGGGGAGGGCAGAGGATGCCATCATTGCAATTTCCAACTACCGCCTACACATCAAGTTCAAAGAGTCTGTCGTCAAC GTGCCCCTTCAGCTTATTGAGAGTGTGGAGTGTCGTGATATGTTCCAGTTGCATGTCACCTGTAAGGACTGTAAAGTCGTCAG GTGTCAGTTCTCTACCTTCGAGCAATGTCAGGAATGGCTCAAGCGTCTCAATGCAGTTGTGCGCCCTCCCTCTCGCTTAGAGGATCTCTTCTCTTTCGCCTTCCACGCATGGTGCATGGATGTGTACGCAGGTGAAAAGGAGCAGCATGGAGAGCTTTGTAGACCAG GTGAACATGTGACCTCCTGGTTTAAGAATGAAGTGGAGAGGATGGGCTTTGACACTCAAAATGCTTGGAGGATATCTGACATCAACAGCAAGTTTAG GCTGTGCCCCAGCTATCCCCAGCAGCTTCTCGTACCAGCCTGGATTACTGACAAGGAGCTGGAAAACGTCGCAGCTTTCCGTTCCTGGAAGAGGTTTCCTGCAGTGGTATATAG ACACCTGAGCACAGGAGCTGTGATCGCCCGCTGCGGCCAGCCAGAGGTCAGCTGGTGGGGCTGGAGGAACGCTGATGACGAACACTTGGTTCAGTCCATTGCCAAAGCTTGTGCTGTGGACAGCAGTTCTCACAAACACCTGTCCAATGGAACCTACACCAACGGCTCCGAACTGCCTGATAGTGACTTTG AGTCCTCAATGACTAACAGCTCAGAGGTGGAGACATTGGCCATCCAGCCTCACAAGTTACTGATACTGGATGCCAGGTCCTATGCAGCTGCTGTTGCCAACAGGGCAAAAGGGGGAGGCTGTGAATGTCCTG AATACTACCCCAACTGTGAAGTGGTGTTCATGGGCATGGCCAACATCCACTCCATTCGCAAGAGTTTCCAGTCCCTACGCTTCCTCTGCACGCAGATGCCGGATCCAGCAAA CTGGCTTTCTGCACTGGAAAGCACCAAGTGGTTGCAACACCTGTCTTTGCTGTTAAAGTCGGCTCTGCTAGTAGTCAATGCAGTGGACAGGGACGAGAGGCCTGTTTTGGTGCATTGCTCTGATGGCTGGGATCGGACACCTCAAATTGTTGCTTTGTCGAAGTTGCTGCTTGACCCATATTACCGCACTATAGAG GGCTTTCAAGTTTTGGTCGAGACGGACTGGTTAGACTTCGGCCACAAGTTTGCTGACCGATGTGGCCATGGAGAGAACTCTGAGGATGTGAATGAGCGCTGTCCTGTTTTCCTGCAATGGCTGGACTGTGTTCACCAGCTGCAGAGGCAGTTTCCATGCTCTTTTGAGTTTAATGAGGCCTTCCTG GTGAAGCTGGTGCAACACGCTTACTCCTGTCTGTTCGGCACGTTCCTGTGTAACAGCGGCAAAGAGAGAGAAGACCGACACGTTCAAGAGAGGACGTGTTCGGTATGGTCCCTGCTGAGACCCGCTAACCGTACACTGAGGAACATGCTGTACTCTTCACACTCCGAGACA GTTCTCCACCCTGTGTGCCATGTGCGCAATTTGATGCTATGGACTGCAGTCTATCTGCCTAGCTCCTCTCCTACAACCCCCTCTGACGATTCCTGTGCTCCATATCCTTTGCCTGGCAGCAATCCTGAGGAGGCGCCCCTGGGCAG atGTACGAAGACGCGTTCCTTTGACAATTTGCCCAGTGCTTGCGAGCTGGGAAGCTCACTGGCTCCGAATCGCCGCTCCAGTGACCCAAATCTCAATGAGAAGTGGCAGGACCACCGGCGTTCTCTGGATCTCAACATGGCGGTCGAGCCAGACGAAGGGGGCGACCAGGATCACGACGTGCACTGCAACGGATTGAGCCTTTACCCGAACAGCGTGAACACTGAGCTGGATGATCCGCAGGACCCGCGCTCCGATTCGAAAGAGGGAGTCCTCATGCGCTCTGTAGCGAGTCAAGAGGAAACTGAGGTCGCGGAACTGTCTGTAGCAGTGGGCGTAGCCGAGGGCCAGATGGAGAACATTCTTCAAGAAGCTACAAAGGAGGACATGGGAGCAGATGCTCAGAGAGTTGTGGGTGCTGCTCTCACCCATGTTATTAACACGGCTGCTATGGAGGCGGAGGAAAAGGTCTCAAGAACTGAAGATGAGGATGATCAGTCTGTCAACACGACTGAGATCCGAGAAATGTTTCCTAATGGTCACCATCCGGAAAATGGTTTTGCAGAAGCCAATGAAAATATTGATGTCGCTCCTACGCCTGCACAGATTGTAGAGGATTTGGAGCACCCTAGTGATGTAGAAGTTCAAACGCAAGAGCAGGTGGAGGAGCAAGTTCTGGAGAATGGGTCTCAACAGCTAGCGTATGCTCATGAAAACTTTGAGGGAAGTTCGGGTGAGCCAGAGCCACCTTTACCTCAAAGGACTCTGAACGGATTTGCTCACAGGTCATCTGAGGAAATCGATACAGATGAAAAGACATGTGCTGCTGGTGACCCTGACCCAGTTTTGACAGATTCAGGGGAACTCTCAGATAAGAGGGTCTCCATTATGGAAAGCTCTACAGAGACTTTGACAGAGGAGGTCTGCAGCAAGTTGGAACTTCCTGTACAGCCTGTGGTCTGTCAGAGCCGTATGGCTCACAGCAACGGCCAAGACCAACGGCCCTCCTCCAGGAAGGACAAAATGTCAGAGACCAACGAAAACGGCTTTTTCCCATCGTTAAACGGGGTCAGCAAGCGACCCTCTGTCAGTGCCTTCCAGTATGCGAATGCTGAGCTCACCCACGACGGACTTTGTAACAGCGACAGTTCCGACGGAGAACCTTGCGGGGGACCTCAGTGGGTGAAAGCCAATGGCGAGCGGGCACCGCTGAGCCGGCAGGTGTCCCTCGCGAGCTGTAACTCGTTGATCATACACCATCGAGGCAGCTGCTCGCAGCAACGTTGGTGCCACGCCCAAACGGGACGCGCCGCCGTCAGCCCAGAGCAGCCGTCGCGCAGCCACTTGGATGACGACGGGCTGATGCTCCACACGGACGCCATCCAACAAAGGCTCAGGCAGATTGAAGCAGGGCACCAGATGGAGGTGGAGACTCTGAAAAAACAGGTACAGGAGCTGTGGAGTCGCCTAGAAAACCAGCAGCACGCCGGCTCCCATCGGGTCAATGGAAGCGGGGGAGATGAAGTG ACTTTGATGACCGACTCTGAATACAACATGGACCCTAACTGTCTGTCACGATGCAGCACGGAACTGTTCTCTGAAGCCAGCTGGGAGCAAGTGGACAAGCAAGACACTGAG GTCACCCGCTGGTACCCTGATCATTTGGCTGCCCAGTGTTACGGCTGTGAGAGCAGGTTCTGGCTCGCCACCAGGAAGCATCACTGCAG
- the mtmr3 gene encoding myotubularin-related protein 3 isoform X1, protein MEEEGQKNLECIQANQIFPKKAPVLEEENMQVPFPELHGEFTEYVGRAEDAIIAISNYRLHIKFKESVVNVPLQLIESVECRDMFQLHVTCKDCKVVRCQFSTFEQCQEWLKRLNAVVRPPSRLEDLFSFAFHAWCMDVYAGEKEQHGELCRPGEHVTSWFKNEVERMGFDTQNAWRISDINSKFRLCPSYPQQLLVPAWITDKELENVAAFRSWKRFPAVVYRHLSTGAVIARCGQPEVSWWGWRNADDEHLVQSIAKACAVDSSSHKHLSNGTYTNGSELPDSDFESSMTNSSEVETLAIQPHKLLILDARSYAAAVANRAKGGGCECPEYYPNCEVVFMGMANIHSIRKSFQSLRFLCTQMPDPANWLSALESTKWLQHLSLLLKSALLVVNAVDRDERPVLVHCSDGWDRTPQIVALSKLLLDPYYRTIEGFQVLVETDWLDFGHKFADRCGHGENSEDVNERCPVFLQWLDCVHQLQRQFPCSFEFNEAFLVKLVQHAYSCLFGTFLCNSGKEREDRHVQERTCSVWSLLRPANRTLRNMLYSSHSETVLHPVCHVRNLMLWTAVYLPSSSPTTPSDDSCAPYPLPGSNPEEAPLGRCTKTRSFDNLPSACELGSSLAPNRRSSDPNLNEKWQDHRRSLDLNMAVEPDEGGDQDHDVHCNGLSLYPNSVNTELDDPQDPRSDSKEGVLMRSVASQEETEVAELSVAVGVAEGQMENILQEATKEDMGADAQRVVGAALTHVINTAAMEAEEKVSRTEDEDDQSVNTTEIREMFPNGHHPENGFAEANENIDVAPTPAQIVEDLEHPSDVEVQTQEQVEEQVLENGSQQLAYAHENFEGSSGEPEPPLPQRTLNGFAHRSSEEIDTDEKTCAAGDPDPVLTDSGELSDKRVSIMESSTETLTEEVCSKLELPVQPVVCQSRMAHSNGQDQRPSSRKDKMSETNENGFFPSLNGVSKRPSVSAFQYANAELTHDGLCNSDSSDGEPCGGPQWVKANGERAPLSRQVSLASCNSLIIHHRGSCSQQRWCHAQTGRAAVSPEQPSRSHLDDDGLMLHTDAIQQRLRQIEAGHQMEVETLKKQVQELWSRLENQQHAGSHRVNGSGGDEVTLMTDSEYNMDPNCLSRCSTELFSEASWEQVDKQDTEVTRWYPDHLAAQCYGCESRFWLATRKHHCSGRQPVQEVWNCGNVFCASCCDQKIPVPSQQLFEPSRVCKSCYGSLRLGPSPLDKPIAASSN, encoded by the exons ATG GAGGAGGAGGGGCAAAAGAACTTGGAGTGCATCCAGGCCAATCAAATTTTCCCCAAGAAAGCCCCTGTCCTGgaggaggaaaacatgcag GTGCCCTTTCCTGAGCTGCACGGGGAGTTTACAGAGTATGTGGGGAGGGCAGAGGATGCCATCATTGCAATTTCCAACTACCGCCTACACATCAAGTTCAAAGAGTCTGTCGTCAAC GTGCCCCTTCAGCTTATTGAGAGTGTGGAGTGTCGTGATATGTTCCAGTTGCATGTCACCTGTAAGGACTGTAAAGTCGTCAG GTGTCAGTTCTCTACCTTCGAGCAATGTCAGGAATGGCTCAAGCGTCTCAATGCAGTTGTGCGCCCTCCCTCTCGCTTAGAGGATCTCTTCTCTTTCGCCTTCCACGCATGGTGCATGGATGTGTACGCAGGTGAAAAGGAGCAGCATGGAGAGCTTTGTAGACCAG GTGAACATGTGACCTCCTGGTTTAAGAATGAAGTGGAGAGGATGGGCTTTGACACTCAAAATGCTTGGAGGATATCTGACATCAACAGCAAGTTTAG GCTGTGCCCCAGCTATCCCCAGCAGCTTCTCGTACCAGCCTGGATTACTGACAAGGAGCTGGAAAACGTCGCAGCTTTCCGTTCCTGGAAGAGGTTTCCTGCAGTGGTATATAG ACACCTGAGCACAGGAGCTGTGATCGCCCGCTGCGGCCAGCCAGAGGTCAGCTGGTGGGGCTGGAGGAACGCTGATGACGAACACTTGGTTCAGTCCATTGCCAAAGCTTGTGCTGTGGACAGCAGTTCTCACAAACACCTGTCCAATGGAACCTACACCAACGGCTCCGAACTGCCTGATAGTGACTTTG AGTCCTCAATGACTAACAGCTCAGAGGTGGAGACATTGGCCATCCAGCCTCACAAGTTACTGATACTGGATGCCAGGTCCTATGCAGCTGCTGTTGCCAACAGGGCAAAAGGGGGAGGCTGTGAATGTCCTG AATACTACCCCAACTGTGAAGTGGTGTTCATGGGCATGGCCAACATCCACTCCATTCGCAAGAGTTTCCAGTCCCTACGCTTCCTCTGCACGCAGATGCCGGATCCAGCAAA CTGGCTTTCTGCACTGGAAAGCACCAAGTGGTTGCAACACCTGTCTTTGCTGTTAAAGTCGGCTCTGCTAGTAGTCAATGCAGTGGACAGGGACGAGAGGCCTGTTTTGGTGCATTGCTCTGATGGCTGGGATCGGACACCTCAAATTGTTGCTTTGTCGAAGTTGCTGCTTGACCCATATTACCGCACTATAGAG GGCTTTCAAGTTTTGGTCGAGACGGACTGGTTAGACTTCGGCCACAAGTTTGCTGACCGATGTGGCCATGGAGAGAACTCTGAGGATGTGAATGAGCGCTGTCCTGTTTTCCTGCAATGGCTGGACTGTGTTCACCAGCTGCAGAGGCAGTTTCCATGCTCTTTTGAGTTTAATGAGGCCTTCCTG GTGAAGCTGGTGCAACACGCTTACTCCTGTCTGTTCGGCACGTTCCTGTGTAACAGCGGCAAAGAGAGAGAAGACCGACACGTTCAAGAGAGGACGTGTTCGGTATGGTCCCTGCTGAGACCCGCTAACCGTACACTGAGGAACATGCTGTACTCTTCACACTCCGAGACA GTTCTCCACCCTGTGTGCCATGTGCGCAATTTGATGCTATGGACTGCAGTCTATCTGCCTAGCTCCTCTCCTACAACCCCCTCTGACGATTCCTGTGCTCCATATCCTTTGCCTGGCAGCAATCCTGAGGAGGCGCCCCTGGGCAG atGTACGAAGACGCGTTCCTTTGACAATTTGCCCAGTGCTTGCGAGCTGGGAAGCTCACTGGCTCCGAATCGCCGCTCCAGTGACCCAAATCTCAATGAGAAGTGGCAGGACCACCGGCGTTCTCTGGATCTCAACATGGCGGTCGAGCCAGACGAAGGGGGCGACCAGGATCACGACGTGCACTGCAACGGATTGAGCCTTTACCCGAACAGCGTGAACACTGAGCTGGATGATCCGCAGGACCCGCGCTCCGATTCGAAAGAGGGAGTCCTCATGCGCTCTGTAGCGAGTCAAGAGGAAACTGAGGTCGCGGAACTGTCTGTAGCAGTGGGCGTAGCCGAGGGCCAGATGGAGAACATTCTTCAAGAAGCTACAAAGGAGGACATGGGAGCAGATGCTCAGAGAGTTGTGGGTGCTGCTCTCACCCATGTTATTAACACGGCTGCTATGGAGGCGGAGGAAAAGGTCTCAAGAACTGAAGATGAGGATGATCAGTCTGTCAACACGACTGAGATCCGAGAAATGTTTCCTAATGGTCACCATCCGGAAAATGGTTTTGCAGAAGCCAATGAAAATATTGATGTCGCTCCTACGCCTGCACAGATTGTAGAGGATTTGGAGCACCCTAGTGATGTAGAAGTTCAAACGCAAGAGCAGGTGGAGGAGCAAGTTCTGGAGAATGGGTCTCAACAGCTAGCGTATGCTCATGAAAACTTTGAGGGAAGTTCGGGTGAGCCAGAGCCACCTTTACCTCAAAGGACTCTGAACGGATTTGCTCACAGGTCATCTGAGGAAATCGATACAGATGAAAAGACATGTGCTGCTGGTGACCCTGACCCAGTTTTGACAGATTCAGGGGAACTCTCAGATAAGAGGGTCTCCATTATGGAAAGCTCTACAGAGACTTTGACAGAGGAGGTCTGCAGCAAGTTGGAACTTCCTGTACAGCCTGTGGTCTGTCAGAGCCGTATGGCTCACAGCAACGGCCAAGACCAACGGCCCTCCTCCAGGAAGGACAAAATGTCAGAGACCAACGAAAACGGCTTTTTCCCATCGTTAAACGGGGTCAGCAAGCGACCCTCTGTCAGTGCCTTCCAGTATGCGAATGCTGAGCTCACCCACGACGGACTTTGTAACAGCGACAGTTCCGACGGAGAACCTTGCGGGGGACCTCAGTGGGTGAAAGCCAATGGCGAGCGGGCACCGCTGAGCCGGCAGGTGTCCCTCGCGAGCTGTAACTCGTTGATCATACACCATCGAGGCAGCTGCTCGCAGCAACGTTGGTGCCACGCCCAAACGGGACGCGCCGCCGTCAGCCCAGAGCAGCCGTCGCGCAGCCACTTGGATGACGACGGGCTGATGCTCCACACGGACGCCATCCAACAAAGGCTCAGGCAGATTGAAGCAGGGCACCAGATGGAGGTGGAGACTCTGAAAAAACAGGTACAGGAGCTGTGGAGTCGCCTAGAAAACCAGCAGCACGCCGGCTCCCATCGGGTCAATGGAAGCGGGGGAGATGAAGTG ACTTTGATGACCGACTCTGAATACAACATGGACCCTAACTGTCTGTCACGATGCAGCACGGAACTGTTCTCTGAAGCCAGCTGGGAGCAAGTGGACAAGCAAGACACTGAG GTCACCCGCTGGTACCCTGATCATTTGGCTGCCCAGTGTTACGGCTGTGAGAGCAGGTTCTGGCTCGCCACCAGGAAGCATCACTGCAG TGGCAGGCAGCCTGTCCAGGAGGTCTG